GGATCGAGTTCGACCCCCAGTTCGATGAGCCTTATCTATCCACATCTCTTCATAATTTTTGGGGTCGGAGATGGAACATCATGGTCAATCGTGTCGTCCACCCAACAATTTACACTCCTGTTCTTACACTTTCAAGTCGAGTCATTCCTCGAGTATGGGCCCCAATTCTAGCAATCTTGGCCACTTTTATGGTATCGGGTTTGATGCATGAACTTATATTCTGGTATTTCACTAGAGATTGGCCGACATGGGACACAATGCTTTTCTTTTGTATACATGGCCTCTCTTTGGTAACAGAGATATTGATTAAGAAATTCCTGGTTAACTTTAAGTGGACGAGAACATATTTAGCCCGTGGTCAACATGTAAGCACTCCGTTTGTCGTTTTATACGTGTTGGCGACATCTTATTGGTGGTTTTATCCAGATCTACTAAGGTGTAAAATTATCGAAAGAGCGTTTCAAGAATATAAAGCCATTGGCAACATATTCATGTAGTTAGTAACGGGTTGTTATCAATTTTTATATAGCCTTAGTTGGTTAGTAAACATTTCATTGTGACTAGAAAAACTGAGTACATATGGATAACATCTTACGGTCTAATGTTGTAGATAGGCATCTGTCATTTTTATAAAAGTGGTCACAAAATTGTGTGGTCTGGGATACTTACATTTTGTTACATCAAACTTTGAACAATTGTATACACATGGTTTTCCATCGTTAAGACGTGTTATGAATTACACGTTTATTCTATTATTCTTTTGAAAGAATGACGTCCACAATTAATTGGAAAGAGCTGTCGACATTACTCTTTAATTATTTTAACTGAAAGTTGGGAGAAAATGATAAGTTTGATGTGATACTTTTGagttttaaaaattttaatgggTCAATAGTActtattacaattacaatattcacGCACCCGATTATGTTAACCATTTTCAACTTTTTCATTATTTACTGAATGATGATATGTTGGTTATTTGCTAGTGACTGTCGCTGGAAATTCAGCATTGTATCCGGTTATCAACTCGGCTTGGTAGAAGTAGCTTCTCTATCGTGAATAAATTCGAGTGATATGAGTTTTTCCTGCTCATTGTATAAAGAGTTCATGTGTATTGTTTAGCAAATACTACTTCATAATTTATGTGATTAGCTTTTCAATAGCATATGTCTAGTTTAGCAAATAGCATTTTAATTTTGTTTTAGCTATAGTCTCGGGTTGTCTTTGTTGAGCTCCTTGTGCCTTTTTGTAAATGATAAAATTTTCTCGATctttcaaaaataaaaaataaaataaaaaaaatcataatCCGTAGTGAATGGATTCACTAATTCATCAATTAAAAGAGAATGTAATGAGGTTCTCCCTCTAAAGTTATCCGAAATTGCGAGTATTTTTACTCTAATATACGACATTATAACTAACTGGAAAATTCGTGAATGTATTCAAACACTTCTCTAATCACGACAATAACTGAATTTCAGACCTATTTTATTTAAGGCCAAAAATTTATAATAAAACTTCTTTAGTAAGTATGTAGAAGAAAAAAATTTACAATGACTTTAGCAACCAAGAATTCCAACTAAAAACATTTTTTTCTTTATAAATAAGCCAAGAGAAATAAAATaatttaattgaaaaaaaaaaatgttagCTTTCTTTGTTGAGTGGTCATTGAAAAATATATTGTTCCgctatctcaaaaaaaaaaaaaaaaaaaaaaaaattcaaatgagAGCAACAACGATTTTGAACGCACGCATCTTACCATCCTACAAAAGTGATGCGGGTGAGCTAGGCAATGTGACAAGCAACGCAACCAGCAGAAACTCAAAAACTGTTACACCCGAATCTGGTCAAGCAATGGTCATGTTGCCATCTATTTCTTATCACTTCAGTGTTCTTGGAGCTGGTTCAAGAGGCtcaggggttaccctacttcagtccttaaactgaagtagtcaagttcgtgaataaagttttaatagttgaaggcaagccaacaATGAAGAAGAACCAGTAGTCGAACCAGCAAACAAGCTTTTAGTTCAACTAATAGAGCTTTAATTCACTCAGTCGGAGAGCCAGCAGACGAACCAGCAGAGATTTACTTAGCCGATAAAAACTAGTTCACTCAGCTGAAGAATTATAGCTCAACCAGCAGACAAATATGAGTTCAACCAGCAGGGAACGCTATTTTCATTCTGAAGGGCCAGCATGCTGATACGACTCAAAGTTTAACTTATGCTATCAATAAACCTGTCAAGTCATGCGCTTAACATGTGGGTGGCTATTCTAGAATGTTGAGCTGTCCAAGAAAGATTCTTGTCTATCATTGGCTACTTTTTATCATGGTAGGAGACTATCAAATGGCTAGCTTTTGCATACTGTGTCCTTTACACTTATTgactaatttgtaattgtttgtcctttttgtctccttttcatttttatgtttttgtcttatccAAAAAGTAGTTGTTAtgcttctcctataaatagagaacTCTTGTACTTGTAAAACTCAGTTGATGaatgaaagtttgatagagcttatctatttactaaATCTacgtgtctttacgaatctttgattatGGTGGCtaggagtggtttctttatcagtgtttgtggtgttactttatcaaatatTGTGGTGAAATTCAAATCTTCAtttctgatattatagttgtggtggaatctttatccaCTATAATTGAAGGTTTGGAGTGTTTTTAGATCTCTGATTGTAgtggtatctttatcaatcgtGGTTTAGATTCTTTATGATTTATGTTCTTATTTTCAGAGTTTTATAGTCTATTTTGGGGTGTTACTGTTTCAAATTGGGGGTTTTCTGTTCAGATCTGTTGgttgaagaaagcttgttctaaattgcattTTTAAAGTCGTAACTACggatcaaagtggtatcagagcttaggttgctAATCCAAAACTTTCTTATTATTTTACCGTTGttcagttcatactctgttttTTAGTTGAAAAGCTTATTTCTAGATCTGATATTCGAATGGTTGAGATTCATAGAAATATGACTCTTGAAAAAGCTCATAATCTTCgaagagatagagctattgaagctctGGAGCATAATATAGGAAGAATGGTTAATTTGTTAGAAGATAGTGTGCCAAGAAGAAATAGAGCTAGATCTGAAAATGGAGACACAACCATTGTGTCTTATatggatctcatgcttcttcacaaCGAAGAAGAAGGCATAGGAAATGAACTGATGATTTAAATGATATCAAGATAGATTCACTAGATTTTGAAGGGTCCTATAATCCTGAAGATTACTACGAATGGATTCAGAGCATGGACCgaattatggaggttaaaggctaTGATGATAAAAAGGGCATGAAAGTTGTTGTAATCAGGCTAAATAAGTACGCTTCATTGtggtatgataatctaaaaaaagaaAGGCAATATAAAGAAAAGAAGACAGTCAAAACCTAGTACATATTAAAAGAGTGTATGCAGAAAACGTTTGTTCCTCAAGATTACAAACaagatctgtatataaagatgaatACACTAAAGCAAGGAAACATGAACGTTATTGATTACATCAGAGAGTTAGAGTAGCTTAAAATTCGTACCAATGTCAAAGAAGCTGAAGACCACACTATAACAAGATTCGTTGGAGGATTAAACACTTCTATTGCTGACCAAGTTGAAATGCAGCCTTtatggacttttgagagtgcttgcaagATGGCTATTCAAGTAGAGAAATAGGCGAAAAAGAAAAtaattttaagtcttattccaaACCAGCAGTGCTGCCTATAAAGGGTCAATCTTTAATGTCACCTAAGCATAACGAGGCAGCATCAAAAGCTTTTAAAGGAAAAAAACAAGTTGTACCTGGTAGTCCCAAAGATGATAGAAGGAAATACTTCAAGTGTCACGGATTTAAACATTTTCAAGCTCAACACCCTAACCAGCGTGCTCTTACACTGAAGAAGGTTGAAGATTTGCAAGGGGGTTTTGAAACTGAAGAAGGACCAACATATGATGAGTCTGATAATGAAGAGTTTATTGCTAATGATATTGGAGGGTTTTCGATGATTCGAAGAGTAATGCACTCAGCAGAAACTGTTGAAGATAAGAGCCAACgtgaaaacatctttcattcaaggTGCATAGTCAAAGGCAAAGTATGCAGCCTGATTGTTGATGGTGGCAGCTGTGCTAATTCAACAtctgctcacatggtggaaaagtTTGAACTGGTTACAAAGAAACATCCTAATTCCTACAAACTTTAATGGGTTAACCAAGGCAATGAGGTAAGGGTCACTCACCAAGTTACTATTCCATTTTCTATTGGTAGTGTTTATCAGGATGAGAttacttgtgatgttattcctatggatggttgtcatttgctgcttggtagaccttggttatttgataagtatATCTATCACAATGGACACCAAAATACTTACTCGCTGTATGTGAATGGTAAGAAGATCACACTCActtctttaaagcctagtgaaatacctaAAGTTGAACCTACTACTAAGAATGATAAGACTTTGTTTATGACTCAAGCTAAAATTGATATTGAGTTAAAGGGAGGTACTGGTGCTTATCTGTTTTTACTGGTTGAAAGTGATGAGTTGAGCCATCATGATGTAGTACCAGATAGGGTAAAACCATTGTTATCTGAGTTTTCTGATGTGTTCCCAACTGAGTTACCTACTGGTTTGCCACCAATCAGGTgtattgaacatcaaattgatcttgtacctggatATGTTCTTCCTAACAAAGAAGCTTATCGATGTTCTCTTCATGAAGCAAAAGAATTAAAAAAAGAAAGTTAAT
The window above is part of the Rutidosis leptorrhynchoides isolate AG116_Rl617_1_P2 chromosome 1, CSIRO_AGI_Rlap_v1, whole genome shotgun sequence genome. Proteins encoded here:
- the LOC139898114 gene encoding uncharacterized protein yields the protein MRPWLFDKYIYHNGHQNTYSLYVNGKKITLTSLKPSEIPKVEPTTKNDKTLFMTQAKIDIELKGGTGAYLFLLVESDELSHHDVVPDRVKPLLSEFSDVFPTELPTGLPPIRCIEHQIDLVPGYVLPNKEAYRCSLHEAKELKKES